Within Gavia stellata isolate bGavSte3 chromosome 12, bGavSte3.hap2, whole genome shotgun sequence, the genomic segment GGAGCTGCCGTCTGGTTTGGGCCCCCACAAATGAAAGGTGCGGTGCAGAGCTACCTCTTTATATATGTCCATGAGCCATGGTCTCCAACAATGACAGTGCGGGCCAGAAACAGGTGTCACCTTAATACCTTCCCAGGAAAGCCAATTACCCCTGGATGATTATGATTAATAATTCTCTAAGCCCTAATCGTGCTGACACCAATGCCTGGAGCTTACCCCAGGGGGCATTTTATAAGGGGCACCCTGCGGAGGTGAGCGTAGCCACTTCTCCTTGGGTGACGGCGAAGGCTGAGAGGTGGCGGGAGCCCCGCTTCAGAGGCGATCCTCCCGCACTCAAAAAACACCCCTGAATAAGAGCAAAAGGCACCTCACGAACCACAACCATGAACGGGACAGAGGGCCAAGACTTCTATGTGCCCATGTCCAACAAGACTGGGGTGGTGCGGAGCCCCTTTGAGTACCCCCAGTACTACCTGGCTGAGCCCTGGAAGTTCTCGGCACTGGCTGCCTACATGTTCATGCTGATCCTGTTCGGCTTCCCTGTCAACTTCCTCACGCTGTACGTCACCATCCAGCACAAGAAGCTCCGGACGCCTCTAAACTACATCCTTCTGAACCTGGCGGTTGCCAACCTCTTCATGGTTTTTGGAGGTTTCACAACCACCATGTACACTTCGATGAACGGGTATTTTGTCTTTGGAGTAACAGGGTGCAACATCGAAGGCTTCTTTGCTACGCTGGGTGGTAAGTTTTCCAAATACTCAAAAATCTGCTGCCAGGAATTGCCCAGGTTTtaggagggggagggaggacgCCCAGATGATCTCGGAAAAACATGGTATCTGGAAGGTCCTCGGTCTGCTGCTGGTGTGGGCCGAGGCAGTTGCAGTGCTTCAGGGTGGGAGGTGAAGAAAGTGACAagttacactttttttttttttttggacctTATTTTGGTAGCCACCTGCTCAGCATCCTGAGAACAACAGTGCAGTAATGAAAAGCCATCAGTAGCAGATTTTGCAGTTGTTGGATTTGCACATCTTTTTGGCTTGCTTTCTGACTTGAGAGATGACAAATTTGTCCTTCCTGTTTTGTGGGGCTGAGTCTGTCACTCGCTCTGATGCGGTGCATGGTGGCGCAGGCTAGCAAAGCTGGCTCTCCTCCCTGTGCCAGCCAGGCTTTCACTGAAACAgctgttaaataaaaatggtgTGTCTAAAAATGCCCTCCTCTGTTCAGCTCAGCCTTCAGCCCCAGGCAACTGTTTTACTGGTTTGGTCCTTGTGGCACAAGTTTCCTGGGAAGCTGTGGGTAGCGAGGGGAAATCCCGGGATGACGGGCACTTGCTGCATCTCAGAGTGGGACCACAGGCTTGCAGGTGCAGGTGCTGTCCGGGATGAGTGGTAGGATCCAGCCATGGATCTCAAAACACAGCAGTAAAGTGGTTACTTTGGACACGAGGACATGAGGAGGTGTCTTCTCACGTCTTCCTACTGCATCTGCACTTGGCCTTTGTTCATTTCTCTTCCCGAACCCTTGGTGGAGATTTACCTGCTGCCAGGGGTCTTCCTCGGGAACGACAGCCTGAGGAGGCCTTGTGCTGCCATCAGcgtgtttttcttctcctgttgctcaaagtccctgtgtccccatccctctctctccctggtGCAGGCGAAATTGCTCTCTGGTCGCTGGTTGTCCTGGCTGTTGAAAGATACGTAGTGGTCTGCAAGCCCATGAGCAACTTCCGCTTCGGGGAGAACCATGCCATCATGGGCGTTGCCTTCTCCTGGATCATGGCCTTGGCGTGTGCGGCTCCCCCGCTGTTTGGCTGGTCCAGGTAGGGAGGGCGCTGTGCCTGGGGCCGCGGGAGCCTGGCTGCAGCGGCTCAGCCGTGGCTTCCAGCTGGTCTCCAGCTGGACGCGGACCTGTCTGACTCACCTTACAGGTACATCCCCGAAGGCATGCAGTGCTCGTGCGGGATCGACTATTACACTCTGAAGCCAGAGATCAACAATGAATCTTTCGTCATCTAcatgtttgtggttcatttcacGATCCCGCTGAcagtcattttcttctgctacGGGAACCTGGTTTGCACTGTCAAGGAGGTGGGTACCTGCCAGTGGCGGTGGGCTGGGGGCCACCTCCGTCCCcagtgctgggaaggggccCAGGCCAGGCTCCAGACTGGTGACAGAAAGGGCCCTCAGGGGACCAGGAGGCTGGCCCTGCACGAAGCGGGAAATAGCAAACTCCAGATGTGCAGCTCAACTGCCCCAAGCCCTGACCCCGCGTCCCATGCCGGCGCAGCCCTCCCCGGATCCATCACATTGCCATTCCCTTCTGCCCACAGGCTGCCGCCCAGCAGCAGGAGTCTGCCACCACCCAGAAGGCGGAGAAGGAAGTCACCCGCATGGTTGTCATCATGGTCATCGCCTTCCTGATCTGCTGGCTCCCCTACGCCAGTGTCGCTTTCTACATCTTCACCAACCAAGGGGCAGACTTCGGGCCCATCTTCATGACCATCCCGGCTTTCTTTGCCAAGAGCTCTGCCATCTACAACCCTGTGATTTACATCGTAATGAACAAACAGGTAACTGGCAGCATGCCAGGTGATctccttttttgtgttttgctttataaCAGCTTGTAGAGAGTTACCTCGAGGTACCAGTGGGCCGGGAGGGGCGTTTGTTTCCAGGTGATCTTGTTCCGGCATGCAGGAGGGAGACTGCAGCTCATCCTTGGCGTTGCATAACTCTCGTAAATCCTGTCTGAAATGACCCAGGCGCTGGG encodes:
- the RHO gene encoding rhodopsin, whose protein sequence is MNGTEGQDFYVPMSNKTGVVRSPFEYPQYYLAEPWKFSALAAYMFMLILFGFPVNFLTLYVTIQHKKLRTPLNYILLNLAVANLFMVFGGFTTTMYTSMNGYFVFGVTGCNIEGFFATLGGEIALWSLVVLAVERYVVVCKPMSNFRFGENHAIMGVAFSWIMALACAAPPLFGWSRYIPEGMQCSCGIDYYTLKPEINNESFVIYMFVVHFTIPLTVIFFCYGNLVCTVKEAAAQQQESATTQKAEKEVTRMVVIMVIAFLICWLPYASVAFYIFTNQGADFGPIFMTIPAFFAKSSAIYNPVIYIVMNKQFRNCMITTLCCGKNPLGDEDTSAGKTETSSVSTSQVSPA